In a genomic window of Oncorhynchus kisutch isolate 150728-3 linkage group LG9, Okis_V2, whole genome shotgun sequence:
- the zgc:113263 gene encoding uncharacterized protein zgc:113263 isoform X2, with the protein MERSRTENYKDPLLSISYLRLLAPPLQLLSAAMWQVVQKGLVMHYGMLEEFVTSVTEMVPELLSFRQRAQLILGLRARLVLELCRGDHQVDPETIQPHLDRIKASITTPRDHCVTDAQVEDSGANFLELVQTLLQDPGVKEHFFLEVFPVQYGQKYDTALEILLWEFLSRLEELLPVPDFAQMVSWLDGAPSVLDECLQSATPPEEMKALIEHHRNLGHVDVKVTKLGTTVDKQTQKNLQDGTPNSNHPNKEEIIEIPIDQSNLETGKRRISERTRQKRNEQRDRIETDENVEEGTSFSANESRRGQTLPSKRKMSDSSEVPRKRQADSPLFQDSPVNIESFSESPLISIWGEYTEPQDAAYPMTTDIKVPWSDDETLNLIDIWGKDSVQRVLKGCVKNRHVFTLISKNMSERGYMRTVEQCQTRIKRLKNSFRQSLQQKVECKFYDQLERILGNVSPLTVPEVTYDVEEVTDDQLEDTDDWEFPGHSGLEDMGTRSVPWTDLETLTLINIWGDDKMQRELRGMHRNGHLFAVISQKMSAQGFIRTAEQCQTRVKRLKRSFRQCYENNMKGREQVECKFYDLLERILGNELPSYVEVSENCLDMESREAWSADNECSVNSSQEREAVVGVPEDRKKIPWVDGETVILLELWGDDTVQQNLKRCPHNGHIYSEISEKLNIRGYHRTAEQCHTRIKRLKASYRQCQETISSSGSEQVDFKFYNILDQIFERQPPSTSTVVTDLTNDISEESNSDSLQECTEVDNYTTSERITPGSWLDPETLALIDIWGEDEVQRVLRDFVYNGPVYMDISEKMHDQGYSKTPEQCRWKVKSMRNNFRQCYDRKKCGRKGVEYKFYNQLERILGHEAASIDEYDERDDPTVDQDTGADGMRCIPWSEPETLALIELWGNEDVQASLRGCVRNGHIFADIAEKLATIGHFKTAEQCHSRVKRLRKTYRRCLHSRANGGEPLLFRYYRFLEPVLGNDTLSLDAEIVDLCDDFNPDPTEEPDQETGQGSVSYAVAESSRKMPWSDRETQALLEVWGEDHVQLSLRGCLKNRHVFEYISRRMTAQGFIRTAEQCHTRIKRLKASFHHDKMECKFYDQMEEIFSRELNVDSLAEDSLDNEEAAVWEPTLEVDQRKASRPLTDGSKFSWSDSETQVLLSIWGSDEVQEDLKGCTKNRHIFTEISQAMANEGYLRTAEQCQSRVKRLKANFRQFCESKQIGGEKVECKFYDQFVQIFGNKYLPCDSLAEESNGAIGMGEVPGGQVQGTASPASGSCPSPWELDLPWNIEETEALLDIWGSVRIQEDLRGNTEMEHIYTEIAQMMADQGFMKTAEQCQTRATQLNLRIIPI; encoded by the exons ATGGAAAGAAGCCGTACGGAAAATTACAAAG atcCCCTTCTATCAATTTCTTATTTACGGCTCTTGGCCCCACCCCTGCAACTTCTGTCAGCTGCTATGTGGCAAGTTGTGCAGAAAGGACTTGTCATGCATTATGGGATGCTGGAGGAGTTTGTCACCTCGGTGACAGAGATGGTTCCAGAGCTGCTGAGTTTCCGGCAGAGGGCCCAACTCATCCTGGGACTGAGAGCCAGG CTGGTTCTGGAGTTGTGTCGTGGTGATCACCAAGTCGACCCTGAGACCATCCAGCCCCACCTGGACAGAATCAAAGCTTCCATTACTACACCCAGGGACCACTGT GTGACTGATGCACAAGTAGAAGATTCTGGGGCCAATTTCTTGGAGCTGGTCCAAACCCTTCTTCAAGACCCAGGTGTGAAAGAGCACTTCTTCCTG GAGGTGTTCCCAGTACAGTACGGCCAGAAGTATGACACAGCACTGGAGATTCTCCTTTGGGAGTTCCTCTCCAGACTGGAGGAGCTGCTGCCTGTACCAGACTTTGCACAG ATGGTGTCATGGCTTGATGGAGCCCCCTCAGTTCTGGATGAGTGTTTGCAATCAGCGACTCCGCCAGAGGAGATGAAGGCTTTAATTGAACATCACAGAAATCTTGGCCATGTTGACGTAAAAG tcACAAAACTGGGGACTACTGTTGACAAACAAACTCAAAAAAACCTGCAAGATGGCACACCAAATTCAAACCATCCAAATAAAGAAGAGATTATTGAGATTCCCATTGACCAATCAAATCTGGAGACTGGCAAGAGGAGGATATCTGAGAGAACAAGACAGAAGCGAAATGAACAGAGGGACAGAATTGAAACGGATGAAAATGTGGAGGAGGGAACGTCATTTTCAGCCAATGAGAGTAGGAGAGGGCAGACTCTGCCCTCAAAGAGGAAAATGAGCGACAGTTCGGAGGTTCCCCGGAAACGCCAAGCAGATTCACCTCTGTTTCA GGATTCTCCAGTGAATATCGAATCTTTTAGTGAATCTCCTCTCATCTCGATATGGGGAGAATACACAG AACCCCAAGATGCTGCCTATCCCATGACGACTGACATCAAAGTCCCTTGGTCGGATGATGAGACTCTAAACCTCATAGACATTTGGGGAAAAGACTCTGTGCAGCGAGTTCTGAAAGGCTGTGTCAAAAATCGCCACGTGTTCACTCTCATTTCCAAAAACATGTCTGAGAGAGGCTACATGAGAACTGTAGAGCAGTGTCAGACCAGGATCAAACGATTGAAGAACAGCTTTCGCCAGTCTCTCCAGCAGAA AGTGGAGTGTAAATTTTATGACCAGCTAGAGCGAATACTTGGGAATGTGTCCCCCTTAACGGTTCCTGAGGTCACCTATGATGTTGAAGAGGTGACAGATGACCAGCTAGAAGACACTGATGATTGGGAGTTCCCTGGCCACTCTGGTCTAGAAGATATGG GAACAAGAAGTGTTCCCTGGACAGACTTGGAGACCCTCACCCTAATCAACATATGGGGAGATGACAAAATGCAGAGGGAATTGAGGGGTATGCATAGAAATGGGCACCTTTTTGCTGTGATATCCCAAAAGATGTCTGCCCAGGGCTTTATCCGGACTGCAGAGCAATGCCAGACAAGGGTTAAAAGACTGAAACGGAGTTTCCGACAGTGCTACGAGAACAA CATGAAAGGCAGAGAGCAAGTAGAATGCAAATTCTATGACCTACTGGAGAGAATACTGGGGAATGAGCTTCCCTCATACGTGGAGGTGTCAGAAAACTGTCTTGACATGGAGTCTAGAGAAGCATGGTCAGCAGACAACGAGTGCTCTGTTAACTCTTCCCAGGAGAGGG AGGCTGTGGTGGGGGTGCCAGAGGACAGGAAGAAGATCCCCTGGGTGGACGGCGAGACAGTGATCCTTCTGGAGCTCTGGGGAGACGACACTGTGCAGCAGAACCTGAAGCGCTGCCCGCACAACGGTCACATATACTCAGAGATTTCGGAAAAGCTCAATATCCGTGGTTATCACAGAACTGCAGAGCAGTGCCACACCAGGATAAAGCGTTTGAAAGCCAGCTATCGGCAGTGCCAGGAAACCATCAG TTCATCTGGATCTGAGCAGGTTGATTTTAAGTTCTACAATATTTTAGATCAAATATTTGAGAGGCAGCCTCCCTCTACCAGCACAGTGGTGACAGACTTGACCAATGACATATCAGAGGAATCAAACAGTGACTCACTTCAAG AGTGTACAGAAGTGGACAACTACACCACTTCTGAGAGGATCACACCAGGCTCATGGTTGGATCCTGAGACCCTGGCCCTCATTGACATCTGGGGGGAGGACGAGGTTCAGAGGGTGCTGAGAGACTTTGTCTATAACGGCCCTGTCTACATGGACATATCAGAAAAGATGCATGACCAAGGGTACTCCAAGACCCCAGAGCAGTGTCGTTGGAAAGTCAAGTCCATGAGGAACAACTTCCGTCAGTGCTACGACAGGAAAAA ATGTGGAAGAAAGGGAGTGGAATACAAGTTCTACAATCAGTTGGAGCGAATACTTGGGCATGAAGCGGCGTCCATTGATGAGTATGATGAAAGAGACGATccaacagtagaccaggacacag GTGCTGATGGGATGAGATGCATCCCGTGGTCAGAGCCAGAGACGTTGGCCCTCATTGAGCTGTGGGGGAACGAGGATGTCCAGGCGAGTCTACGAGGTTGCGTCCGCAACGGGCACATTTTCGCCGACATAGCGGAGAAGCTGGCCACCATTGGGCACTTCAAAACAGCTGAGCAGTGCCACTCGAGGGTTAAGCGGCTGAGGAAAACCTACCGACGGTGTCTCCACAGCAGGGC AAACGGAGGGGAGCCCTTACTCTTCAGATACTACAGGTTCCTGGAGCCGGTGCTAGGCAACGACACTCTCTCCCTCGATGCAGAGATTGTTGATTTGTGTGATGACTTCAATCCAGATCCCACTGAGGAACCAGATCAGGAAACGG GCCAGGGCTCAGTCAGTTACGCTGTGGCGGAGTCCAGCAGAAAGATGCCCTGGTCCGACCGGGAGACCCAGGCTCTGTTGGAGGTCTGGGGTGAGGACCATGTGCAGCTCTCCCTCCGCGGCTGCTTGAAGAACAGACATGTGTTTGAATACATCTCACGGAGGATGACGGCCCAGGGGTTCATCAGGACAGCTGAGCAGTGCCACACCCGCATCAAACGACTCAAGGCCAGCTTCCACCATGACAA AATGGAATGTAAGTTCTACGACCAGATGGAGGAGATTTTCTCGAGGGAGCTCAACGTTGACAGTTTGGCCGAAGATTCGTTAGACAATGAGGAAGCTGCTGTCTGGGAGCCTACACTAGAGGTTGACCAAAGGAAAG CTAGCCGTCCTTTAACTGACGGCTCCAAGTTCTCCTGGAGCGACAGTGAGACCCAGGTCCTCCTCAGTATCTGGGGGAGTGACGAGGTCCAGGAGGATCTGAAGGGCTGCACCAAAAACAGACACATTTTCACTGAGATCTCTCAGGCCATGGCCAACGAGGGCTACCTGAGGACAGCCGAACAGTGCCAGTCTAGAGTGAAGCGGCTAAAGGCCAACTTCCGCCAGTTCTGCGAGAGCAAACA GATTGGAGGGGAAAAAGTGGAGTGCAAATTCTACGATCAGTTTGTGCAAATATTCGGGAACAAGTATCTACCCTGTGACTCTCTGGCTGAGGAATCAAATGGTGCCATAGGCATGGGAGAGGTCCCAGGTGGCCAAGTCCAAGGAACTG CCTCTCCAGCATCAGGCAGCTGTCCATCACCGTGGGAACTAGATCTCCCCTGGAACATTGAGGAGACTGAAGCCCTCCTTGACATATGGGGCAGTGTCAGAATCCAAGAGGACCTGAGGGGAAACACTGAAATGGAACACATTTATACAGAGATCGCTCAAATGATGGCTGACCAGGGCTTCATGAAAACAGCAGAGCAGTGCCAGACAAGAGCGACGCAACTGAACCTGAGAATTATTCCAATCTGA
- the zgc:113263 gene encoding uncharacterized protein zgc:113263 isoform X1, which translates to MERSRTENYKDPLLSISYLRLLAPPLQLLSAAMWQVVQKGLVMHYGMLEEFVTSVTEMVPELLSFRQRAQLILGLRARLVLELCRGDHQVDPETIQPHLDRIKASITTPRDHCVTDAQVEDSGANFLELVQTLLQDPGVKEHFFLEVFPVQYGQKYDTALEILLWEFLSRLEELLPVPDFAQMVSWLDGAPSVLDECLQSATPPEEMKALIEHHRNLGHVDVKDTCSLPMDDCILSSLSLPPVTKLGTTVDKQTQKNLQDGTPNSNHPNKEEIIEIPIDQSNLETGKRRISERTRQKRNEQRDRIETDENVEEGTSFSANESRRGQTLPSKRKMSDSSEVPRKRQADSPLFQDSPVNIESFSESPLISIWGEYTEPQDAAYPMTTDIKVPWSDDETLNLIDIWGKDSVQRVLKGCVKNRHVFTLISKNMSERGYMRTVEQCQTRIKRLKNSFRQSLQQKVECKFYDQLERILGNVSPLTVPEVTYDVEEVTDDQLEDTDDWEFPGHSGLEDMGTRSVPWTDLETLTLINIWGDDKMQRELRGMHRNGHLFAVISQKMSAQGFIRTAEQCQTRVKRLKRSFRQCYENNMKGREQVECKFYDLLERILGNELPSYVEVSENCLDMESREAWSADNECSVNSSQEREAVVGVPEDRKKIPWVDGETVILLELWGDDTVQQNLKRCPHNGHIYSEISEKLNIRGYHRTAEQCHTRIKRLKASYRQCQETISSSGSEQVDFKFYNILDQIFERQPPSTSTVVTDLTNDISEESNSDSLQECTEVDNYTTSERITPGSWLDPETLALIDIWGEDEVQRVLRDFVYNGPVYMDISEKMHDQGYSKTPEQCRWKVKSMRNNFRQCYDRKKCGRKGVEYKFYNQLERILGHEAASIDEYDERDDPTVDQDTGADGMRCIPWSEPETLALIELWGNEDVQASLRGCVRNGHIFADIAEKLATIGHFKTAEQCHSRVKRLRKTYRRCLHSRANGGEPLLFRYYRFLEPVLGNDTLSLDAEIVDLCDDFNPDPTEEPDQETGQGSVSYAVAESSRKMPWSDRETQALLEVWGEDHVQLSLRGCLKNRHVFEYISRRMTAQGFIRTAEQCHTRIKRLKASFHHDKMECKFYDQMEEIFSRELNVDSLAEDSLDNEEAAVWEPTLEVDQRKASRPLTDGSKFSWSDSETQVLLSIWGSDEVQEDLKGCTKNRHIFTEISQAMANEGYLRTAEQCQSRVKRLKANFRQFCESKQIGGEKVECKFYDQFVQIFGNKYLPCDSLAEESNGAIGMGEVPGGQVQGTASPASGSCPSPWELDLPWNIEETEALLDIWGSVRIQEDLRGNTEMEHIYTEIAQMMADQGFMKTAEQCQTRATQLNLRIIPI; encoded by the exons ATGGAAAGAAGCCGTACGGAAAATTACAAAG atcCCCTTCTATCAATTTCTTATTTACGGCTCTTGGCCCCACCCCTGCAACTTCTGTCAGCTGCTATGTGGCAAGTTGTGCAGAAAGGACTTGTCATGCATTATGGGATGCTGGAGGAGTTTGTCACCTCGGTGACAGAGATGGTTCCAGAGCTGCTGAGTTTCCGGCAGAGGGCCCAACTCATCCTGGGACTGAGAGCCAGG CTGGTTCTGGAGTTGTGTCGTGGTGATCACCAAGTCGACCCTGAGACCATCCAGCCCCACCTGGACAGAATCAAAGCTTCCATTACTACACCCAGGGACCACTGT GTGACTGATGCACAAGTAGAAGATTCTGGGGCCAATTTCTTGGAGCTGGTCCAAACCCTTCTTCAAGACCCAGGTGTGAAAGAGCACTTCTTCCTG GAGGTGTTCCCAGTACAGTACGGCCAGAAGTATGACACAGCACTGGAGATTCTCCTTTGGGAGTTCCTCTCCAGACTGGAGGAGCTGCTGCCTGTACCAGACTTTGCACAG ATGGTGTCATGGCTTGATGGAGCCCCCTCAGTTCTGGATGAGTGTTTGCAATCAGCGACTCCGCCAGAGGAGATGAAGGCTTTAATTGAACATCACAGAAATCTTGGCCATGTTGACGTAAAAG aCACTTGCTCTTTACCTATGGACGActgcatcctctcctctctgtctctccctccagtcACAAAACTGGGGACTACTGTTGACAAACAAACTCAAAAAAACCTGCAAGATGGCACACCAAATTCAAACCATCCAAATAAAGAAGAGATTATTGAGATTCCCATTGACCAATCAAATCTGGAGACTGGCAAGAGGAGGATATCTGAGAGAACAAGACAGAAGCGAAATGAACAGAGGGACAGAATTGAAACGGATGAAAATGTGGAGGAGGGAACGTCATTTTCAGCCAATGAGAGTAGGAGAGGGCAGACTCTGCCCTCAAAGAGGAAAATGAGCGACAGTTCGGAGGTTCCCCGGAAACGCCAAGCAGATTCACCTCTGTTTCA GGATTCTCCAGTGAATATCGAATCTTTTAGTGAATCTCCTCTCATCTCGATATGGGGAGAATACACAG AACCCCAAGATGCTGCCTATCCCATGACGACTGACATCAAAGTCCCTTGGTCGGATGATGAGACTCTAAACCTCATAGACATTTGGGGAAAAGACTCTGTGCAGCGAGTTCTGAAAGGCTGTGTCAAAAATCGCCACGTGTTCACTCTCATTTCCAAAAACATGTCTGAGAGAGGCTACATGAGAACTGTAGAGCAGTGTCAGACCAGGATCAAACGATTGAAGAACAGCTTTCGCCAGTCTCTCCAGCAGAA AGTGGAGTGTAAATTTTATGACCAGCTAGAGCGAATACTTGGGAATGTGTCCCCCTTAACGGTTCCTGAGGTCACCTATGATGTTGAAGAGGTGACAGATGACCAGCTAGAAGACACTGATGATTGGGAGTTCCCTGGCCACTCTGGTCTAGAAGATATGG GAACAAGAAGTGTTCCCTGGACAGACTTGGAGACCCTCACCCTAATCAACATATGGGGAGATGACAAAATGCAGAGGGAATTGAGGGGTATGCATAGAAATGGGCACCTTTTTGCTGTGATATCCCAAAAGATGTCTGCCCAGGGCTTTATCCGGACTGCAGAGCAATGCCAGACAAGGGTTAAAAGACTGAAACGGAGTTTCCGACAGTGCTACGAGAACAA CATGAAAGGCAGAGAGCAAGTAGAATGCAAATTCTATGACCTACTGGAGAGAATACTGGGGAATGAGCTTCCCTCATACGTGGAGGTGTCAGAAAACTGTCTTGACATGGAGTCTAGAGAAGCATGGTCAGCAGACAACGAGTGCTCTGTTAACTCTTCCCAGGAGAGGG AGGCTGTGGTGGGGGTGCCAGAGGACAGGAAGAAGATCCCCTGGGTGGACGGCGAGACAGTGATCCTTCTGGAGCTCTGGGGAGACGACACTGTGCAGCAGAACCTGAAGCGCTGCCCGCACAACGGTCACATATACTCAGAGATTTCGGAAAAGCTCAATATCCGTGGTTATCACAGAACTGCAGAGCAGTGCCACACCAGGATAAAGCGTTTGAAAGCCAGCTATCGGCAGTGCCAGGAAACCATCAG TTCATCTGGATCTGAGCAGGTTGATTTTAAGTTCTACAATATTTTAGATCAAATATTTGAGAGGCAGCCTCCCTCTACCAGCACAGTGGTGACAGACTTGACCAATGACATATCAGAGGAATCAAACAGTGACTCACTTCAAG AGTGTACAGAAGTGGACAACTACACCACTTCTGAGAGGATCACACCAGGCTCATGGTTGGATCCTGAGACCCTGGCCCTCATTGACATCTGGGGGGAGGACGAGGTTCAGAGGGTGCTGAGAGACTTTGTCTATAACGGCCCTGTCTACATGGACATATCAGAAAAGATGCATGACCAAGGGTACTCCAAGACCCCAGAGCAGTGTCGTTGGAAAGTCAAGTCCATGAGGAACAACTTCCGTCAGTGCTACGACAGGAAAAA ATGTGGAAGAAAGGGAGTGGAATACAAGTTCTACAATCAGTTGGAGCGAATACTTGGGCATGAAGCGGCGTCCATTGATGAGTATGATGAAAGAGACGATccaacagtagaccaggacacag GTGCTGATGGGATGAGATGCATCCCGTGGTCAGAGCCAGAGACGTTGGCCCTCATTGAGCTGTGGGGGAACGAGGATGTCCAGGCGAGTCTACGAGGTTGCGTCCGCAACGGGCACATTTTCGCCGACATAGCGGAGAAGCTGGCCACCATTGGGCACTTCAAAACAGCTGAGCAGTGCCACTCGAGGGTTAAGCGGCTGAGGAAAACCTACCGACGGTGTCTCCACAGCAGGGC AAACGGAGGGGAGCCCTTACTCTTCAGATACTACAGGTTCCTGGAGCCGGTGCTAGGCAACGACACTCTCTCCCTCGATGCAGAGATTGTTGATTTGTGTGATGACTTCAATCCAGATCCCACTGAGGAACCAGATCAGGAAACGG GCCAGGGCTCAGTCAGTTACGCTGTGGCGGAGTCCAGCAGAAAGATGCCCTGGTCCGACCGGGAGACCCAGGCTCTGTTGGAGGTCTGGGGTGAGGACCATGTGCAGCTCTCCCTCCGCGGCTGCTTGAAGAACAGACATGTGTTTGAATACATCTCACGGAGGATGACGGCCCAGGGGTTCATCAGGACAGCTGAGCAGTGCCACACCCGCATCAAACGACTCAAGGCCAGCTTCCACCATGACAA AATGGAATGTAAGTTCTACGACCAGATGGAGGAGATTTTCTCGAGGGAGCTCAACGTTGACAGTTTGGCCGAAGATTCGTTAGACAATGAGGAAGCTGCTGTCTGGGAGCCTACACTAGAGGTTGACCAAAGGAAAG CTAGCCGTCCTTTAACTGACGGCTCCAAGTTCTCCTGGAGCGACAGTGAGACCCAGGTCCTCCTCAGTATCTGGGGGAGTGACGAGGTCCAGGAGGATCTGAAGGGCTGCACCAAAAACAGACACATTTTCACTGAGATCTCTCAGGCCATGGCCAACGAGGGCTACCTGAGGACAGCCGAACAGTGCCAGTCTAGAGTGAAGCGGCTAAAGGCCAACTTCCGCCAGTTCTGCGAGAGCAAACA GATTGGAGGGGAAAAAGTGGAGTGCAAATTCTACGATCAGTTTGTGCAAATATTCGGGAACAAGTATCTACCCTGTGACTCTCTGGCTGAGGAATCAAATGGTGCCATAGGCATGGGAGAGGTCCCAGGTGGCCAAGTCCAAGGAACTG CCTCTCCAGCATCAGGCAGCTGTCCATCACCGTGGGAACTAGATCTCCCCTGGAACATTGAGGAGACTGAAGCCCTCCTTGACATATGGGGCAGTGTCAGAATCCAAGAGGACCTGAGGGGAAACACTGAAATGGAACACATTTATACAGAGATCGCTCAAATGATGGCTGACCAGGGCTTCATGAAAACAGCAGAGCAGTGCCAGACAAGAGCGACGCAACTGAACCTGAGAATTATTCCAATCTGA